One Molothrus ater isolate BHLD 08-10-18 breed brown headed cowbird chromosome 13, BPBGC_Mater_1.1, whole genome shotgun sequence DNA window includes the following coding sequences:
- the LINS1 gene encoding protein Lines homolog 1 isoform X3 gives MKISLLQQMYKDVLAGVPLARESHHYSSLINLCVEQPPGGDGSCHQQHLPSTAGGTGSHQDADMSDVVPATDDLSNSFANMSSSFCPREVTLLQLTLIKMMVAKAESQEIELHVRQKYCEIFVLLLKEAKIDSKLIHLLGSDDRLLSHMASQSLASLVYFQLKEEDAVNVPWLSFSLAALLGFPGSAGVADCLWTLAAILKETLKDAPVARAGSGGAARRSSSPGIPRE, from the exons ATGAAGatctctctcctgcagcagaTGTATAAGGACGTTCTGGCAGGCGTTCCCCTAGCAAGGGAAAGCCATCATTATTCCTCTTTAATTAATCTGTGTGTTGAGCAGCCACCAGGAGGAGATGGATCCTGTCATCAGCAGCATCTGCCATCTactgctggtggcactgggagccatcaGGACGCTGATATGTCAGATGTTGTCCCTGCAACAGATGATTTATCCAACAGCTTTGCAAACATGAGCTCCTCGTTCTGCCCACGGGAGGTGACGCTGCTCCAGCTCACCTTGATCAAAATGATGGTGGCCAAAGCAGAGTCCCAGGAAATTGAACTCCACGTGAGACAGAAGTACTGTGAAATCTTTGTTCTTCTTCTGAAGGAGGCAAAAATTGACTCAAAATTG ATTCACCTGCTGGGTTCTGATGATCGGCTGTTATCTCACATGGCCTCACAAAGTTTGGCATCTCTTGTGTATTTCCAGCTGAAGGAAGAG GACGCTGTGAATGTGCCGTGGCTGAGCTTTAGCCTGGCCGCGCTGCTGGGATTCCCCGGGAGCGCGGGGGTGGCCGATTGCCTGTGGACTCTGGCGGCGATTCTCAAGGAGACGCTGAAGGACGCGCCCGTAGCCCGAGCAGGTAGCGGCGGTGCcgccaggaggagcagctcaccCGGAATTCCTCGGGAGTAG
- the LINS1 gene encoding protein Lines homolog 1 isoform X2, with protein sequence MSQLLMFWRSHGKPSPQSHPAGHHCEWLSLVFMEQDDDMWEAAKALLLIYLKLDRLRRGAADNLSHKEEESWQFCVHARGYNPHCIFFFFLEKIAFDSAVLLDFLISSETCFLEYLVRYLKLLGKEWHHFVDVCNHFDTRHSAFHPPHRDKQSCVTGESLQNAVCAAEPRTAMALAAAHNCPVFTARQGDNEAAEWSRSDSLTGADSASLLGSLQSLVNYDSSEDSEVESDGKECLVNTKQLPSNNEGEVRRRETGCSCRDDDRNPRTSEVSPPKPKGSPTSSCWTRMASPDNIAPLRVMLYKSTKCLEELQEAISRLQRRNLFPYNPSALLKLLSHVERMSKSMNPQ encoded by the exons ATGTCCCAGCTGCTGATGTTCTGGAGGAGTCATGGAAAGCCTTCCCCACAGTCTCATCCAGCTGGGCATCACTGTGAATGGCTCTCCTTGGTTTTCATGGAGCAAGATGATGACATGTGGGAAGCTGCTAAAGCTTTATTGCTCATCTATTTAAAACTTGATAG GTTACGGCGTGGTGCTGCTGATAACCTAAGCCACAAAGAGGAGGAATCCTGGCAGTTCTGTGTGCATGCACGTGGATATAACCCACACtgtatcttctttttttttctggaaaagatTGCATTTGATTCCGCAGTACTTCTAGATTTTCTGATTTCGTCAGAAACTTGCTTTCTGGAGTACTTGGTCAGGTACTTGAAGCTTCTTGGGAAGGAGTGGCATCACTTTGTCGATGTCTGTAACCATTTCGATACCAGGCACAGCGCTTTCCACCCACCCCACCGAGACAAGCAGAGCTGCGTGACTGGGGAGAGTTTGCAAAATGCTGTTTGTGCAGCAGAACCACGGACTGCgatggctctggctgctgctcacaaTTGCCCGGTGTTTACAGCACGGCAGGGTGATAATGAGGCTGCAGAGTGGAGCCGGTCTGACTCACTGACCGGCGCTGATAGCGCGTCCCTGCTCGGTTCTCTTCAAAGCCTGGTTAATTATGACAGCTCAGAGGACTCGGAGGTGGAATCAGATGGAAAAGAGTGTTTGGTAAACACAAAGCAATTGCCCTCAAACAATGAGGGTGaggtgaggaggagggaaacaggttgcagctgcagagatgaTGACCGGAATCCACGCACCTCTGAAGTGTCGCCTCCGAAACCGAAGGGATCTCCTACCTCATCCTGTTGGACTCGTATGGCATCTCCAGATAACATTGCTCCCCTAAGAGTAATGCTTTACAAATCAACAAAGTGTttggaagagctgcaggaagctaTTTCGAGGTTGCAGAGAAGAAATCTTTTCCCATATAATCCATCTGCATTGTTGAAACTGCTGAGCCACGTTGAGAGGATGAGTAAATCCATGAATCCACAATAA
- the LINS1 gene encoding protein Lines homolog 1 isoform X1, translating into MKISLLQQMYKDVLAGVPLARESHHYSSLINLCVEQPPGGDGSCHQQHLPSTAGGTGSHQDADMSDVVPATDDLSNSFANMSSSFCPREVTLLQLTLIKMMVAKAESQEIELHVRQKYCEIFVLLLKEAKIDSKLIHLLGSDDRLLSHMASQSLASLVYFQLKEEDAVNVPWLSFSLAALLGFPGSAGVADCLWTLAAILKETLKDAPVARAGALKKLLAPLDAVLEGFYSAILLHHFDSHHYTSPYSEATNNLISFIDLLEALLVSRIELELPLRCQRILFLKVSYVLNVISSSIPYVIKKKFILLLKKCVLYKSREDAKSGSLFLQTPSLCEDMLALSNVVLQVVSLTWLNQIPLSGKSSYFGSSETAPGHESQGASDQTVLRALSLVVLKALEFKIHNSATEAEIKGDFESTMSQLLMFWRSHGKPSPQSHPAGHHCEWLSLVFMEQDDDMWEAAKALLLIYLKLDRLRRGAADNLSHKEEESWQFCVHARGYNPHCIFFFFLEKIAFDSAVLLDFLISSETCFLEYLVRYLKLLGKEWHHFVDVCNHFDTRHSAFHPPHRDKQSCVTGESLQNAVCAAEPRTAMALAAAHNCPVFTARQGDNEAAEWSRSDSLTGADSASLLGSLQSLVNYDSSEDSEVESDGKECLVNTKQLPSNNEGEVRRRETGCSCRDDDRNPRTSEVSPPKPKGSPTSSCWTRMASPDNIAPLRVMLYKSTKCLEELQEAISRLQRRNLFPYNPSALLKLLSHVERMSKSMNPQ; encoded by the exons ATGAAGatctctctcctgcagcagaTGTATAAGGACGTTCTGGCAGGCGTTCCCCTAGCAAGGGAAAGCCATCATTATTCCTCTTTAATTAATCTGTGTGTTGAGCAGCCACCAGGAGGAGATGGATCCTGTCATCAGCAGCATCTGCCATCTactgctggtggcactgggagccatcaGGACGCTGATATGTCAGATGTTGTCCCTGCAACAGATGATTTATCCAACAGCTTTGCAAACATGAGCTCCTCGTTCTGCCCACGGGAGGTGACGCTGCTCCAGCTCACCTTGATCAAAATGATGGTGGCCAAAGCAGAGTCCCAGGAAATTGAACTCCACGTGAGACAGAAGTACTGTGAAATCTTTGTTCTTCTTCTGAAGGAGGCAAAAATTGACTCAAAATTG ATTCACCTGCTGGGTTCTGATGATCGGCTGTTATCTCACATGGCCTCACAAAGTTTGGCATCTCTTGTGTATTTCCAGCTGAAGGAAGAG GACGCTGTGAATGTGCCGTGGCTGAGCTTTAGCCTGGCCGCGCTGCTGGGATTCCCCGGGAGCGCGGGGGTGGCCGATTGCCTGTGGACTCTGGCGGCGATTCTCAAGGAGACGCTGAAGGACGCGCCCGTAGCCCGAGCAG GTGCTCTGAAGAAGCTGTTGGCGCCTCTTGATGCAGTGCTTGAAGGATTTTATAGTGCCATCCTGCTCCATCATTTTGACAGTCACCACTACACTTCACCTTATTCTGAAGCTACAAACAATCTGATCAGTTTTATAGATCTGCTTGAAGCACTTTTGGTTTCCAGAATTGAACTGGAATTACCTCTCAGGTGccagagaattttatttttgaaagtttctTATGTCCTCAATGTTATTAGCTCATCGATTCCTTATGTAATCAAGAAGAAATTCATTTTGCTCCTTAAAAAATGTGTCCTTTACAAGTCCAGAGAAGATGCTAAAAGTGGATCACTGTTCTTACAAACCCCATCTTTGTGTGAGGATATGCTTGCACTGAGTAATGTTGTTCTGCAGGTTGTGAGTTTGACTTGGCTTAATCAGATTCCACTCAGTGGGAAGTCCAGCTACTTTGGAAGCAGTGAAACTGCTCCTGGACATGAGTCTCAAGGTGCTTCTGACCAAACTGTTCTCAGAGCCTTAAGTCTGGTTGTGCTTAAAGCACTGGAATTCAAGATTCACAACTCTGCAACAGAAGCAGAAATCAAAG gagaCTTTGAGAGCACCATGTCCCAGCTGCTGATGTTCTGGAGGAGTCATGGAAAGCCTTCCCCACAGTCTCATCCAGCTGGGCATCACTGTGAATGGCTCTCCTTGGTTTTCATGGAGCAAGATGATGACATGTGGGAAGCTGCTAAAGCTTTATTGCTCATCTATTTAAAACTTGATAG GTTACGGCGTGGTGCTGCTGATAACCTAAGCCACAAAGAGGAGGAATCCTGGCAGTTCTGTGTGCATGCACGTGGATATAACCCACACtgtatcttctttttttttctggaaaagatTGCATTTGATTCCGCAGTACTTCTAGATTTTCTGATTTCGTCAGAAACTTGCTTTCTGGAGTACTTGGTCAGGTACTTGAAGCTTCTTGGGAAGGAGTGGCATCACTTTGTCGATGTCTGTAACCATTTCGATACCAGGCACAGCGCTTTCCACCCACCCCACCGAGACAAGCAGAGCTGCGTGACTGGGGAGAGTTTGCAAAATGCTGTTTGTGCAGCAGAACCACGGACTGCgatggctctggctgctgctcacaaTTGCCCGGTGTTTACAGCACGGCAGGGTGATAATGAGGCTGCAGAGTGGAGCCGGTCTGACTCACTGACCGGCGCTGATAGCGCGTCCCTGCTCGGTTCTCTTCAAAGCCTGGTTAATTATGACAGCTCAGAGGACTCGGAGGTGGAATCAGATGGAAAAGAGTGTTTGGTAAACACAAAGCAATTGCCCTCAAACAATGAGGGTGaggtgaggaggagggaaacaggttgcagctgcagagatgaTGACCGGAATCCACGCACCTCTGAAGTGTCGCCTCCGAAACCGAAGGGATCTCCTACCTCATCCTGTTGGACTCGTATGGCATCTCCAGATAACATTGCTCCCCTAAGAGTAATGCTTTACAAATCAACAAAGTGTttggaagagctgcaggaagctaTTTCGAGGTTGCAGAGAAGAAATCTTTTCCCATATAATCCATCTGCATTGTTGAAACTGCTGAGCCACGTTGAGAGGATGAGTAAATCCATGAATCCACAATAA